A single region of the Populus nigra chromosome 2, ddPopNigr1.1, whole genome shotgun sequence genome encodes:
- the LOC133682483 gene encoding aquaporin SIP1-1-like: protein MGAVMGAIVDGILTCMWVFSVPLLGVFSSIIATYVGVEAMSIAGLFITINVAALFMLTFSLIGAACGGASFNPATTITLYTAGLKPDASLMSMALRFPVQAAGGVAGAMAITEVMPKQYRYVLRGGPSLKVDLHTGAIAEGVLTFLICLALHFVLLKGPKNFVLKVWLLAVATVGLVMAGGKYTGPSMNPANAYGWAYLNNRHTTWDFFYVYWICPFIGATLAALISKFLFKAPPIKDKKA, encoded by the coding sequence ATGGGAGCAGTCATGGGAGCCATAGTAGATGGAATCTTGACATGCATGTGGGTATTCAGCGTTCCTTTGCTGGGTGTTTTCTCCTCCATCATAGCAACATATGTGGGTGTTGAAGCCATGTCCATAGCAGGTCTTTTCATAACCATTAATGTAGCCGCTCTTTTTATGCTAACTTTCAGCTTGATAGGAGCTGCCTGTGGTGGTGCCAGTTTCAACCCTGCTACAACCATAACTCTCTACACAGCAGGCCTAAAGCCTGATGCATCTCTCATGTCCATGGCTTTGCGTTTTCCGGTTCAGGCAGCTGGTGGGGTTGCTGGTGCCATGGCAATTACGGAAGTGATGCCAAAACAGTACAGGTATGTGCTCAGAGGTGGTCCGTCGTTGAAGGTGGACTTGCATACAGGGGCAATCGCTGAGGGGGTGTTGACTTTTTTGATCTGTCTTGCTTTACATTTTGTTTTGCTCAAGGGTCCTAAAAACTTTGTGTTGAAGGTTTGGTTGCTGGCTGTGGCCACTGTGGGACTGGTTATGGCTGGAGGTAAGTATACCGGCCCTTCAATGAATCCTGCTAATGCTTATGGGTGGGCTTATTTGAACAATAGGCACACCACTTGGGATTTCTTTTATGTCTATTGGATTTGCCCCTTTATAGGAGCAACTTTAGCTGCTTTGATTTCTAAATTCCTTTTCAAGGCACCACCAATCAAGGACAAGAAAGCCTGA